From Draconibacterium halophilum, one genomic window encodes:
- a CDS encoding beta-propeller fold lactonase family protein, with protein sequence MNRKKIYFTLGVIILFALLIFFPGRQKARQHVNYMTAVEDHPLKCTSCHLHMIDKDRPIGQWLSEDYYSPINLAVSNNGQKLFVVAQDANELLLVDVNSKNVEKHIPVGKFPHSVVFSKDGRQAFVSNQWSDNVMIVDLTSGEVSDTITTGNGPSGVMLSTDEQFLYVVNTFSSDLTVIDLGKKQEVRRLPAAYNPTGIVLSPNGSKLYVSGRRAHMVPFGEPTVTAITEFDGEKKIVRNTLQVKDAYLMENMAFTPDGELVLMSLIRPKNLLPTVQVERGWMMNHGFGIIEQTGKQRVVQFLLDEPNSYFSDPYDIVVSKDGKRAFISSTGVNHISVVNLDSIRSILQNYSEEELNYFANDLSFSRHYIEKRIPTGAAPKGLALSDDGTRLYVANQLDDQVGVVDLQKLENLDPIDLGGPKKISVNRRGRQVFVNAGGTFQNQYSCYTCHPDYHEDGLVYNMAGKGMGRNVTNTQSLREINHTAPFKWNGKNQTVYKQDGMRFSTVLTRTEAFSYPDLDALASFIMTGIKNPPNLMYNPNGELTASQKRGKKIFERTEDNFGKEIPMDGRCVTCHPAPFYTNFQFADVGTLSATDDTIQFDTPHLNNIFASAPYLHDGRATTLEEIWTLYGGEDQHGVVNDMTKMQLNDLVNYLKSLRSAKLETPEQEVLNSGM encoded by the coding sequence ATGAATAGGAAAAAGATATATTTTACCCTCGGGGTTATCATTTTGTTTGCGCTGCTGATCTTTTTCCCGGGAAGACAAAAGGCACGGCAGCATGTTAATTACATGACTGCTGTGGAAGATCATCCTCTGAAATGTACATCGTGCCATTTACACATGATTGATAAAGACCGGCCAATAGGCCAATGGTTAAGCGAAGATTATTATTCGCCGATTAACCTGGCAGTTTCCAACAATGGGCAAAAATTATTTGTGGTAGCACAGGATGCTAATGAGTTGTTGTTGGTTGATGTAAACAGTAAAAACGTTGAAAAGCATATTCCGGTTGGGAAATTTCCGCATAGTGTTGTGTTTTCTAAAGATGGCAGGCAGGCCTTTGTGAGCAACCAGTGGAGCGATAATGTAATGATTGTTGATCTCACCTCTGGAGAAGTTAGTGATACGATTACCACAGGAAACGGTCCGTCGGGAGTAATGCTTAGTACCGATGAACAGTTTTTATATGTTGTGAACACTTTTTCTTCTGATCTTACCGTAATTGATCTTGGTAAAAAACAAGAAGTAAGGCGCTTGCCGGCGGCGTATAACCCAACAGGGATTGTGTTGTCGCCTAATGGCAGTAAATTATATGTCTCAGGCCGACGAGCTCATATGGTCCCTTTTGGTGAACCAACAGTGACAGCTATTACCGAATTCGATGGCGAAAAAAAAATTGTTCGTAATACCTTGCAAGTAAAGGATGCGTATTTAATGGAAAATATGGCATTTACTCCGGACGGAGAACTGGTTTTAATGTCGCTAATTCGGCCTAAAAATCTACTTCCAACGGTTCAGGTAGAACGCGGCTGGATGATGAATCATGGTTTTGGAATTATCGAACAAACGGGCAAGCAGCGCGTTGTTCAGTTTTTACTGGATGAACCCAATTCGTATTTTTCCGATCCTTATGATATTGTAGTAAGTAAAGATGGTAAAAGGGCTTTTATCTCAAGCACTGGAGTAAATCATATCTCTGTGGTTAATCTCGATTCTATTCGTTCAATCTTACAAAATTACAGCGAGGAAGAATTAAACTATTTTGCCAACGATTTATCTTTTAGCCGGCATTATATTGAAAAACGCATACCTACCGGAGCAGCACCAAAAGGATTGGCACTATCGGATGACGGAACAAGGTTATACGTTGCGAACCAGTTGGATGATCAGGTTGGGGTTGTCGATTTACAAAAACTCGAGAATCTAGATCCTATAGATTTGGGTGGGCCCAAAAAAATAAGTGTTAACCGACGAGGACGGCAAGTTTTTGTAAATGCCGGCGGAACATTTCAGAATCAGTATTCATGTTATACTTGTCATCCCGATTACCACGAAGATGGGTTGGTATATAATATGGCCGGAAAAGGTATGGGCCGAAATGTGACAAATACACAATCGTTGCGCGAAATAAACCATACGGCACCTTTCAAATGGAATGGTAAAAACCAGACCGTGTATAAACAGGATGGAATGCGGTTCTCAACAGTATTAACACGTACCGAGGCGTTTAGTTATCCTGATCTTGATGCGCTGGCCTCGTTCATAATGACCGGCATTAAAAACCCTCCAAACCTAATGTATAATCCCAATGGAGAACTTACCGCATCGCAAAAACGAGGAAAGAAAATTTTTGAACGAACCGAAGATAACTTTGGAAAAGAAATTCCGATGGATGGAAGGTGTGTAACTTGTCATCCGGCACCTTTTTATACAAATTTTCAATTTGCTGATGTAGGTACACTATCCGCAACCGATGACACCATACAGTTTGATACACCACACTTAAATAACATTTTTGCATCAGCTCCCTATTTGCACGATGGGCGTGCAACAACACTCGAAGAAATATGGACACTTTATGGTGGCGAAGATCAACATGGAGTAGTAAACGATATGACAAAAATGCAGTTAAACGATTTGGTTAATTATCTGAAATCGCTGCGAAGTGCAAAACTTGAAACACCTGAACAGGAGGTGTTGAACTCAGGTATGTAA
- a CDS encoding IS110 family RNA-guided transposase has protein sequence MGTSQVLFDQVVSRGCGLDVHKKVVTATIDGEGVKKQTLDYPTITSSLKELRDWLLGNGITHVAMESTGVFWKPVYNVLEPAGLTVWIVNAAHIKYVPGHKTDKKDSAWICKLLLAGLLKPSYIPPKEQRELRDLTRYRTKLIQGNASNKNRIMRQLEDANIKLSSMLSSTSGVVATKLINKLCDGKEVTMQDVEEVYHKKIGASKEDIYEACQSFITEHHIYMIGIHRQEIAHSEQTIANLSGRIREILQPYDNVLELLKKVPGISSKSVEDLVAEIGLDMSVFPSEKNLASWAGMCPGNNESAGKKKAEEPPREINR, from the coding sequence ATGGGAACTTCACAAGTATTATTCGATCAAGTAGTATCCCGGGGATGCGGACTTGATGTACACAAAAAAGTGGTAACAGCCACAATTGATGGAGAAGGGGTAAAAAAGCAAACACTCGATTATCCCACCATTACGAGTTCTTTGAAAGAATTGAGAGATTGGTTATTGGGAAACGGTATTACGCACGTGGCAATGGAAAGTACGGGTGTGTTCTGGAAGCCTGTTTACAACGTACTGGAACCTGCCGGGTTGACAGTTTGGATAGTCAATGCAGCGCACATCAAGTATGTTCCGGGCCACAAGACGGATAAAAAAGACAGTGCCTGGATATGCAAATTATTGCTGGCGGGTCTGTTAAAGCCCAGTTATATTCCGCCCAAAGAGCAACGGGAGTTACGGGATTTGACACGTTACCGTACCAAATTGATACAGGGCAATGCATCGAACAAAAACCGTATAATGCGGCAATTGGAAGATGCCAATATCAAATTGTCCAGTATGCTGAGTTCTACCAGTGGTGTTGTAGCCACCAAATTGATAAATAAGCTTTGTGATGGAAAAGAGGTAACGATGCAGGATGTGGAAGAAGTTTATCACAAAAAAATCGGGGCAAGCAAAGAAGATATTTACGAGGCTTGCCAGAGTTTTATCACTGAACATCATATTTATATGATAGGCATCCATCGCCAGGAGATTGCACACAGCGAACAAACCATAGCGAATTTGAGTGGGCGCATCAGAGAAATCCTGCAGCCTTACGATAATGTGCTGGAGTTGCTGAAAAAAGTTCCGGGCATCAGTTCAAAGAGTGTAGAAGACCTTGTTGCAGAAATAGGTTTGGACATGAGTGTATTCCCAAGCGAAAAGAACCTTGCATCCTGGGCGGGCATGTGCCCGGGTAACAACGAAAGTGCGGGCAAAAAAAAAGCGGAAGAACCACCCAGGGAAATAAACAGGTGA
- a CDS encoding ligand-binding sensor domain-containing protein, whose amino-acid sequence MKIKFNQSVSGNIVCAFLGIVLMGFTLQSKEVKSDEAQNVPVYGNWKNFTKADGLPGNKTYAVHADGDRVLVGTHEGLAVYENGDWTTYTTEDGLSHNGVIAIDVNEITGDVWLGTMGGLTRWSGGSFEIYTQMNSGMPNDLIYSVVCDGKDVWIATGGGAGKLDTYTGVWEIFTEENAPMHEPWTYSVCAGGDKIFISAWGGGVVEYNKKTKRFRDYVDPDGNMEIDLFPDDGVVHDITTGGAWSNGILWVATYFGLSRYDGVHWKGYFDHDSGLASNFINYVYAKGDVAYVCTDQGLSITDGETWITYKKNENDTNGKAIITKGEDKSEKSFSPSISHNFILGVDVQNDIIWVATSSGLSRGERMNK is encoded by the coding sequence ATGAAAATCAAGTTTAATCAATCAGTTTCAGGAAACATCGTCTGTGCGTTTCTAGGTATTGTCTTAATGGGATTTACATTGCAAAGCAAGGAGGTTAAATCTGATGAGGCGCAAAACGTTCCGGTGTACGGAAACTGGAAAAACTTTACCAAAGCTGATGGTTTGCCCGGAAATAAAACGTATGCCGTTCATGCCGATGGAGACCGTGTTCTGGTTGGTACGCATGAAGGATTAGCTGTATACGAAAACGGTGACTGGACGACTTATACTACTGAAGACGGACTGTCGCACAATGGTGTTATTGCTATTGATGTAAACGAGATCACCGGCGATGTGTGGTTAGGAACGATGGGAGGACTAACGCGTTGGTCGGGAGGATCTTTTGAAATATACACACAAATGAACAGCGGGATGCCTAACGACCTTATTTATTCGGTTGTGTGCGATGGAAAGGATGTGTGGATAGCAACCGGAGGAGGAGCTGGAAAGCTGGATACCTATACAGGAGTGTGGGAAATATTTACCGAGGAAAATGCACCAATGCACGAACCCTGGACATACAGTGTTTGTGCTGGCGGCGATAAAATTTTTATCTCTGCCTGGGGTGGCGGAGTAGTTGAATACAATAAGAAAACGAAGAGATTCAGAGATTATGTAGATCCGGATGGGAATATGGAAATTGACCTTTTTCCCGATGATGGAGTAGTACACGATATTACAACCGGAGGTGCATGGTCGAATGGGATTTTGTGGGTTGCCACCTATTTTGGTTTAAGCCGATACGATGGTGTGCACTGGAAAGGTTATTTTGACCACGACAGTGGTTTGGCAAGTAATTTTATAAATTACGTTTATGCTAAAGGTGATGTGGCCTATGTGTGTACTGATCAGGGGTTGAGCATAACGGATGGTGAAACATGGATTACCTACAAAAAGAATGAAAATGACACAAATGGGAAAGCAATTATTACTAAAGGTGAAGATAAATCGGAGAAATCTTTTTCTCCGTCAATATCACATAATTTCATCCTTGGTGTTGATGTGCAGAATGATATAATTTGGGTGGCCACTTCATCGGGTTTAAGTCGTGGCGAACGTATGAATAAGTAA
- a CDS encoding ABC transporter substrate-binding protein encodes MNKIIDYKLIFLFFLAFMFIVGPSTAQEGKVMYGNTPDSIFPYGKFQKAYKYHFVEPIEFHGAGREKKAPNDLTEVRLGFLGPLENSELVPLGKQMLNGATLAIEEANKLGGYNGLPYKLMVHNDVGLWGAAANEVIKMDDEKVWAWLGSIDDIVSHVALRATLKCEILMVCTGDPDPTFTETNIPWGIRVISDDRQSGYALAYHIFQHEGHKRLAVIRANNRYGRVGVMEFNGVATRLGHPVRMEERFEVGETDFNMQLANIKKANPDAILIWGNATESALVLNQLREMGMEQPVFASDRVVSDEFLKIAGDKAQGIVTTCQYNPGADNPILNAFQENYKKRFGMEADVFAVHAYDGMNLMIKAIEEVGLNRVLIRDVLTDLKTFQNYKGASGEIIFDASWNDIGKIFMAKYSDGEFQFFPAELMKERGHSTRMAGY; translated from the coding sequence ATGAATAAGATAATTGATTACAAACTGATATTTCTATTCTTTCTGGCTTTTATGTTTATTGTAGGGCCGTCAACAGCACAAGAAGGAAAAGTAATGTACGGAAATACTCCCGACAGCATTTTTCCGTATGGTAAATTTCAAAAAGCATATAAATACCATTTTGTCGAGCCCATTGAGTTTCATGGAGCCGGCCGGGAAAAGAAAGCACCTAACGACCTGACAGAAGTTAGGTTAGGGTTTTTGGGACCACTTGAAAACTCCGAATTGGTTCCGCTCGGTAAACAAATGCTGAATGGAGCAACACTCGCTATTGAAGAAGCAAACAAATTAGGGGGATACAACGGTTTACCCTACAAATTAATGGTTCATAACGATGTTGGATTATGGGGAGCTGCAGCTAACGAAGTCATAAAAATGGACGACGAAAAGGTATGGGCATGGCTTGGCTCCATCGATGACATTGTTTCGCACGTGGCGCTGAGGGCAACACTAAAATGTGAAATACTAATGGTTTGTACCGGAGATCCGGATCCTACCTTTACCGAAACAAACATCCCATGGGGTATTAGGGTAATTAGCGACGACAGACAAAGTGGATATGCATTGGCCTACCACATTTTTCAGCATGAAGGGCACAAACGCCTTGCCGTTATCAGGGCAAATAACCGTTATGGCAGAGTTGGTGTGATGGAATTTAATGGTGTGGCTACACGTTTAGGTCATCCCGTTCGTATGGAAGAGCGATTCGAAGTAGGCGAAACAGATTTTAACATGCAACTGGCCAACATCAAAAAAGCAAATCCCGATGCTATTTTAATTTGGGGAAATGCAACAGAATCGGCCTTGGTGCTGAATCAGTTACGCGAAATGGGAATGGAACAACCTGTATTTGCTTCAGACCGTGTGGTTTCTGATGAGTTCCTGAAAATTGCAGGAGATAAAGCACAGGGAATTGTAACAACATGTCAGTACAATCCTGGGGCAGATAATCCGATATTGAATGCGTTTCAGGAGAATTACAAAAAACGTTTTGGAATGGAAGCCGATGTTTTTGCCGTGCATGCCTACGATGGCATGAATTTAATGATTAAGGCCATTGAAGAAGTTGGACTAAACCGTGTATTAATCCGCGATGTGTTAACCGATCTCAAAACTTTTCAAAATTATAAAGGTGCCAGCGGCGAGATTATATTTGATGCCTCGTGGAATGATATTGGTAAAATATTTATGGCGAAGTACAGTGATGGAGAATTTCAGTTTTTCCCTGCCGAGCTAATGAAAGAACGGGGACACTCCACTCGAATGGCAGGCTACTAA
- a CDS encoding ABC transporter substrate-binding protein has protein sequence MGKFRSIKAFFIGLILFSQTMVFTVDTMAQQDSDKVINIGLLVSDSTKTEAKQGVELAIKEAGKKEILKGKRINLIARSMEGLWGAGATQTVDLVFNHNVWAIIGSHDGRNAHLAEQVIAKTQVVYISAWAGDPTLAQAYVPWFFSLVPNNIQQAAQLYQAIYSNQKEERIMLIADEGYDTQNALNYFLQEIDKHNETVPRVIRYKTADFNERTITKIKDYQPDVLVVFGQPSESVDLVKLCNSSLVQSKVYLTFTALGENDEHTFYFADFEEARIPNTFFMTSSKGKEFAENYLNEFDKPASPTAAYAYDAAWLVIKKINESDFDREKFKDIIRSANDTGVTGKIQFDELGRRIQSFEWILVHENLLNPDLK, from the coding sequence ATGGGAAAATTCAGATCCATAAAAGCCTTTTTTATTGGGCTAATTTTGTTTAGCCAGACAATGGTATTTACAGTAGATACAATGGCTCAGCAAGATTCCGATAAAGTCATAAATATTGGTCTTCTAGTATCGGACAGTACAAAAACTGAAGCAAAACAAGGAGTAGAATTGGCCATAAAAGAAGCTGGGAAAAAGGAAATATTAAAAGGAAAAAGAATTAATCTGATAGCCCGGTCGATGGAAGGGCTTTGGGGAGCAGGCGCTACACAAACTGTCGATCTGGTATTTAACCACAACGTGTGGGCTATAATTGGTAGCCACGATGGTAGAAATGCGCACCTGGCCGAACAGGTTATTGCAAAAACACAGGTAGTTTATATATCAGCATGGGCAGGCGATCCTACGTTGGCTCAGGCTTATGTGCCGTGGTTTTTTAGTTTAGTTCCAAATAATATTCAACAAGCGGCACAGCTTTATCAGGCGATTTATTCGAATCAAAAAGAAGAGCGCATTATGTTGATTGCCGACGAAGGCTATGATACGCAAAATGCGCTTAATTATTTTTTACAGGAGATTGATAAACATAACGAAACCGTACCCCGCGTAATTCGTTATAAAACTGCTGATTTTAATGAACGAACCATAACAAAGATAAAAGACTATCAGCCTGATGTTTTGGTTGTTTTCGGGCAACCATCCGAATCGGTGGATCTTGTTAAATTATGTAACTCATCATTGGTTCAGTCCAAAGTGTATTTAACTTTTACTGCATTGGGCGAAAATGACGAACATACATTTTATTTTGCTGATTTTGAAGAAGCAAGAATTCCGAATACCTTTTTCATGACAAGTTCAAAAGGGAAGGAGTTTGCTGAAAATTATTTGAATGAATTTGATAAACCGGCATCGCCTACAGCCGCTTACGCTTATGATGCAGCCTGGCTTGTAATAAAAAAAATAAACGAATCTGATTTTGACAGGGAAAAATTTAAAGACATTATACGTTCAGCAAATGATACAGGCGTAACCGGAAAGATTCAGTTTGATGAATTGGGCAGAAGAATTCAGTCGTTTGAATGGATTCTCGTTCATGAAAACTTATTAAATCCTGATCTGAAATGA
- a CDS encoding CRTAC1 family protein has product MMKNNSVFLVIILLLLVLSACEQGKKKTPEQEAIELMTAQTMGIAYLEEFKLEEAEAEFLKYIDLSPDDKLGYANLGLTYLRMGKYQEAEEQIQKAIKIDEQDADIRLILATIYEMDNKREKAISVLNEALTFAPDHAKILYDLSELYSVANDEESNTAKKECIQKLVDVVPQNLVPQLSLINIYINANKGDSALARLELIAKQFPAFPKEAITYYEKTLDLLRKNDLEKATTQFTIFHNYMKVTAPYQAGIMELKGPGGNLIGFPLIEYNKDLIIQDVEEKSYLDVIKFSEVSASAGLNNLETIAANGKVGKSYLVSADYDGDGDIDIYVENFDQETNTSNQYLFSNNMGRYTDVASEVGIKHQEAAQAVGFVDYENDGFLDLFITTKDGDLLYRNAGKDEFVANTTDAGLENKSAGRNILFFDYDHDGDLDILKATDNGPLMFRNNSDGTFTEKIAQTGIDKKQVIYDAAFGDFDEDDDIDLIVTGPSGTVLYANQRQGVFMNVNSESALEEHFAGQSVEVGDFNNDGFLDVLLTSSETGELRIFENHGNSRFSKLENVDKMFASTANTQMEDAKLFDFDNDGYLDLILAGTPVNEGERGVFLYHNDAPGKFSDVSNLLPENVLSASQIDLFDYNEDGDIDVLLARANGGVYLLRNDGGNINHYVNMKLVGLRTGSAKNNHFGIGAKIEVRSGDLYQTKVIDKPGVHFGLGHRKNADIIRITWTNGVPQNIFRPGVDQALIEAQTLKGSCPFLYTWNGNKYEFVKDITWRSALGMPLGIMGENTAYGFAAASDDYIKIPATALQAKDGKYLMQVTSELWETIYMDKIRLAVADHPASVEVFVPEQFTPPPFPGYDLHQVRQKIVPVSAVDHNNHNVLSCIEKEDDVYLSGFDAAKYQGTTEMHTLTIDPGSETDTEHLKLYMKGWVFPTDASINSALSQTSTLNSMWPVIQVVNKKGEWENAVENFGFPMGKDKTVIVDLSGKFKTNDHRVRLVTNMEIYWDYIFFSNVPEEVSVKTTFLDPEAADFHYRGFSRMYRKGGRYGPHWFDYYDVDKNPQWVDLVGNYTRYGDVLPLLLQSDDQYIISNAGDEISISFSTTSLPELPDGWKRSFFIHSVGWVKDGDLNTAFGNQVEPLPFHGMKTYPPSENDKYPMDAAHRKYLEKYNTRKVTIEGYRNFVRNQAYNDEKN; this is encoded by the coding sequence ATGATGAAAAATAATAGCGTATTTCTTGTAATTATTCTACTGCTTTTGGTGTTGTCAGCATGCGAGCAAGGTAAAAAAAAGACTCCGGAACAGGAAGCAATAGAGTTGATGACCGCCCAAACAATGGGGATTGCTTATCTCGAGGAGTTTAAACTTGAGGAAGCCGAGGCTGAGTTTTTAAAGTACATTGATTTGTCTCCCGACGATAAACTTGGGTATGCCAATTTGGGGTTAACTTATCTTCGCATGGGGAAATACCAGGAGGCAGAGGAACAAATTCAGAAAGCAATTAAAATTGATGAGCAGGATGCAGATATTCGTTTGATTTTGGCTACCATCTACGAAATGGACAACAAAAGAGAAAAAGCCATTTCGGTTTTGAATGAAGCATTGACTTTTGCTCCTGATCATGCAAAAATATTATACGATCTTTCTGAGCTTTATTCTGTTGCCAACGATGAGGAATCAAACACTGCAAAAAAAGAATGTATTCAGAAATTGGTAGATGTAGTACCCCAAAATCTGGTGCCGCAGCTCAGTCTTATAAACATTTACATCAACGCAAATAAAGGTGATAGCGCATTGGCACGCCTTGAACTGATTGCCAAACAATTTCCCGCATTCCCAAAAGAAGCAATTACATACTACGAAAAAACGCTGGATCTTTTGCGTAAAAACGATTTGGAAAAAGCAACTACGCAGTTCACGATCTTTCATAATTACATGAAAGTTACTGCGCCATACCAGGCCGGAATTATGGAATTAAAAGGTCCGGGAGGAAACCTAATTGGCTTCCCTTTAATCGAGTATAACAAGGATCTCATTATTCAGGATGTAGAGGAAAAGTCTTACCTCGATGTAATAAAATTCAGCGAAGTAAGTGCTTCAGCAGGACTTAATAATTTAGAAACGATTGCTGCAAATGGTAAGGTTGGTAAATCGTATTTGGTGTCGGCCGACTACGATGGCGACGGTGATATCGATATTTATGTTGAAAATTTTGATCAGGAAACAAATACCAGTAATCAATATCTTTTTAGTAATAATATGGGACGTTACACTGATGTTGCGTCAGAAGTAGGGATAAAGCATCAGGAAGCAGCACAGGCAGTCGGTTTTGTTGATTATGAAAATGATGGCTTTCTTGATCTTTTTATTACAACAAAAGATGGAGATTTGCTTTACCGGAACGCCGGCAAAGATGAGTTTGTAGCTAACACGACAGATGCCGGATTAGAAAACAAAAGTGCGGGGCGAAACATTCTGTTTTTTGATTACGATCATGATGGCGATCTGGATATTTTGAAAGCAACAGATAATGGTCCGCTAATGTTTCGCAATAATAGTGACGGCACGTTTACCGAAAAAATAGCGCAAACAGGTATTGATAAAAAGCAGGTAATATATGATGCTGCTTTTGGCGATTTTGATGAGGATGACGACATTGATTTGATTGTAACCGGACCATCAGGTACTGTGCTCTATGCCAATCAACGCCAGGGGGTTTTTATGAATGTGAACTCAGAAAGTGCGTTGGAAGAACATTTTGCCGGACAATCTGTAGAGGTTGGCGATTTTAACAATGATGGTTTTCTTGATGTGTTGTTAACGTCGTCAGAGACAGGGGAACTCCGGATTTTTGAGAATCATGGAAACAGTCGTTTTTCGAAGTTGGAAAATGTGGATAAGATGTTTGCATCCACAGCTAATACACAGATGGAAGATGCAAAACTCTTTGATTTTGATAACGATGGTTACCTGGATTTAATTCTGGCAGGAACACCTGTTAATGAAGGAGAACGCGGGGTATTCCTCTATCATAACGATGCCCCGGGCAAATTCTCTGATGTATCAAACTTGCTTCCTGAGAATGTATTGTCAGCAAGCCAGATTGATTTGTTTGATTATAACGAAGATGGCGATATTGATGTGTTACTGGCACGAGCGAATGGCGGTGTTTACCTGTTGCGTAATGATGGTGGTAATATTAATCACTATGTAAATATGAAACTGGTGGGGTTGCGCACCGGAAGTGCCAAGAATAACCATTTTGGTATTGGGGCAAAAATTGAAGTACGAAGCGGCGATCTCTACCAAACGAAGGTGATTGATAAACCCGGCGTTCATTTTGGACTGGGGCATCGTAAAAATGCTGATATCATAAGAATAACATGGACCAACGGAGTACCACAGAATATTTTCCGTCCGGGAGTAGATCAGGCTCTAATTGAAGCGCAAACCCTGAAAGGATCGTGTCCTTTTCTGTACACATGGAATGGCAACAAATACGAATTTGTAAAAGATATAACCTGGAGAAGTGCACTGGGGATGCCACTGGGAATTATGGGGGAAAATACGGCTTATGGTTTTGCTGCCGCATCGGATGATTATATTAAAATTCCGGCAACAGCACTTCAAGCAAAAGATGGAAAATATCTTATGCAGGTAACATCCGAACTTTGGGAAACCATTTATATGGATAAAATTCGTTTGGCAGTGGCCGATCATCCCGCGTCGGTAGAGGTGTTTGTTCCTGAGCAGTTTACGCCACCACCATTCCCGGGCTATGATTTGCACCAGGTACGTCAAAAAATAGTTCCTGTATCGGCTGTCGATCATAATAATCACAATGTGCTTTCGTGTATTGAGAAAGAGGATGATGTGTATTTGTCGGGGTTTGATGCCGCAAAATACCAGGGTACCACCGAAATGCACACTCTTACGATTGATCCTGGAAGTGAGACCGATACCGAGCATTTGAAATTATACATGAAAGGCTGGGTATTTCCAACCGATGCCAGTATCAACTCAGCTTTGTCGCAAACCAGCACGCTGAATTCAATGTGGCCGGTTATCCAGGTTGTGAATAAAAAGGGAGAGTGGGAGAATGCCGTGGAGAATTTTGGTTTCCCGATGGGGAAAGACAAAACAGTAATTGTGGATTTGTCGGGTAAATTTAAAACGAACGATCATCGGGTGCGCCTGGTTACCAATATGGAGATTTACTGGGACTATATTTTCTTTTCAAATGTTCCGGAAGAAGTTTCTGTGAAAACAACTTTCTTAGACCCCGAAGCGGCCGATTTTCATTATCGCGGATTTTCTCGCATGTATAGAAAAGGAGGACGTTATGGTCCCCATTGGTTCGATTATTACGATGTGGATAAAAATCCTCAGTGGGTTGATCTGGTGGGAAATTACACACGTTACGGAGATGTACTCCCTTTATTGCTGCAGTCTGATGATCAGTATATAATTTCAAATGCCGGTGATGAGATTTCTATCTCTTTCTCCACTACCTCACTGCCGGAATTGCCAGACGGTTGGAAGCGAAGTTTTTTTATACATAGCGTAGGTTGGGTGAAAGACGGCGATTTAAATACTGCCTTTGGAAACCAGGTGGAACCACTGCCTTTTCATGGCATGAAAACTTATCCTCCTTCAGAAAATGATAAGTATCCGATGGATGCCGCACATAGAAAATATCTGGAAAAATATAATACCAGGAAAGTAACGATTGAGGGCTACCGAAACTTTGTACGTAATCAAGCATATAATGACGAGAAAAATTAA
- a CDS encoding FG-GAP repeat domain-containing protein: MTRKIKRRVLLLLLSLPLLMAAQNKDAFVDVTKKAGIGFKYNFGDNTYVNIIESSGSGITIFDYNNDDLMDIFLMNGTYLEGISTEDGKKYTNTPDALYKNNGDGTFTNVAEQAGVDDRYWTMAAGAIDLDKDGFQDLYLLNYGPNVFFHNNGDGSFTDITEQLGLQGPSNLTALQN; this comes from the coding sequence ATGACGAGAAAAATTAAGCGAAGGGTACTGCTTCTGTTACTGAGTTTGCCTTTGTTGATGGCAGCTCAAAACAAGGACGCTTTTGTAGATGTAACAAAAAAGGCAGGCATCGGTTTTAAATATAATTTTGGAGATAACACTTACGTAAACATAATAGAAAGTAGTGGTTCGGGGATTACCATTTTTGACTATAATAATGATGATTTGATGGATATTTTCCTGATGAACGGAACCTACCTTGAAGGTATTTCAACAGAAGACGGTAAAAAATATACCAATACTCCTGACGCTTTGTACAAAAACAATGGCGATGGTACTTTTACCAATGTGGCAGAACAGGCAGGAGTCGACGATCGATACTGGACGATGGCTGCCGGGGCGATCGATCTTGATAAAGATGGGTTTCAGGATTTGTATTTGCTGAATTATGGCCCGAATGTATTTTTTCATAACAATGGCGATGGTTCATTTACTGATATTACAGAACAGTTGGGATTGCAAGGCCCGAGCAACTTAACGGCTTTACAAAACTAA